The DNA sequence tcaaaccgaatgacatCATTTTGTAATAATATATCCCCCATGGCGTGATAAAGGCTATTTTTTTGGCGTCCTCTTCGTCCATCCAAATCTGatggtatcctgcgaagcaatctacaaaggattggagttcatgcttggcacagttgccgatcaatatgtgtatgttgggcaatGGAAAGTCATCCTTAGCTCTAgctctgttcagatctcgatAATCGACGcacactctgactttcccatcatTCTTTGGAATCgacacaatgttggctaaccatgTTGGGTACTCAACCACTCGAaggaccttggctttgattttcttggtaACCTCTTCCTTTatcttcagactcatatctggcttgaatttcctgagcttctgctttaccggcggacacatggggttggtaggtagcttgtgagctactatggatgtgcttaacccagtcatGTCATCATATggccatgcaaaaatatcctcatattcttTTAGAAACCTGGTGTATTCTTCCTTCtttgacggtgatagatgaatgcctatgcaagtttccttgaccatttCAGAATCTCCTAAGTTAACtgcctcagtttcctccaaattggactttggtttattttcaaaattctctacttctttgacaatttcctcaggtattatatcatcttccaaatcttcCGAATCACTTTTCTTATGTTGCattatctcattacatgtcatagtcataggttcatcaggatatgtaataattatgctgaaaagaatgtagaaaaataataaataaacgaaaagcaataatgcattaataaaacttaaaattgtcaacaagtacgactcaATGGCTTGAGTAATTATTTTAAAACAAAgcactgaaaatgtcttaaatgcccaaaaaaacaattttaaaaataaGTCATGCTAATTCTGCCAAGGCTACCCAGGTACTCGGCGAGCCTGGGATgatgcagcagtccagttcttgagaacgaCTCCTTCTACCactgtctgaatggtaaggtctttctcctcctcctcctctaaaattgcactgcagtccatatTTTCCTCGTCCAGAAATAGCTTTCTCATTCCGGCCAAAATCTCGTCTTCCTTGGATCCCCAAATCACATCAGTCCGGCGGAATGTCTAGTGCACCGGTGGTATGGGTTGTTCTAGAGAATAGTAATCCATACGCCACGTCAGTTTCCAATCCTTATATTCTTGTACAGTATATTCATACCTGAGACCAAAGGTTGTTCCATGATATTGTGGTCGTATGGGTTTTGTGATTTCGTGAAGCTTTCGGCCATGACCCTTGCCTAGTTCATATCCCAACCAtatcaatatgctttctatcttattACTCCACCATCGATCCTTCTCAATTGTGTTTACCCGCTCAATGAGGTGGCATGTTTCTCCTCCCAATTTCCTTCTGTTTTTGATGACTGGCACGGTATGGTTGGTGTATATAGGGTTgcttccatctccatgaatgatcacctcttGATGATTGAATTCGAACTTCACAACCTGGTGCATAGTAGAAGCGACTGCCCCAACTACGTATATCCATGATCATCCCAATAACAAGTTGTAGGTAGTGGATATGTCTACCACTTGGAATTCAACCTCAAACCAGGTCAGGCCCATCtatagatcaaggttgatttctccaatagtggctctctgagatccatcgaatgctttcacattcattcTTCCCATCCGTATCTCATGTAGGCCTTTACCTAGTCTTTTCAGAGTGGTCAGCGGGTATATGTTCAGGCTTaaacctccatctatcaggaccctggcaatgaacttgtcttctAATTGCACATGATGTGCAACGCTTTGTTTTGAATCAACCCTTCTGGCGGTAACTCATTTCAtggaaagtaattttgtgactctccagtacctatgcaaccatgttagccatctccccactagtgatACCGGCTggcacataagcttcacttaatactttcatcaaggcattcttgtgcgCATCTGAATTTTGCAATAGCGACACAATGGATATCTGGGCGGGATTCTTGTTCAGGTGATCAACAATGGAGTATTCCCTTGCCtgtacctttctccaaagatcatcggTGCCTGTCTCAACGACTAGTGGCTTAGATGtagtttctttgcttgttcctccaagATACTCAGGCATATAAACTCTGCCAGtcctggtcataccttgtgcaaCACCTATATCTTCCATAttggcttttccttttcttctcgcCTCCACTacataatcccatgggacgaCATCAGACTTATAAGAAGGTGTTGGATCTACAATCACAGTGAAAGGTGTAGCTACCTCGACCTCAAACAGTGTATGTGTTTGTACCACAATCGGCGAGAGGGTGACAAGAGATGTTTTAGGGGCATCCCCCTCTCGAATACGTCCGATGGATCCCTCCTGATCCCAttcctcatcagtttctatcacattcactccctcacccCTATGATCAGGGAGAGGGTTATTACAGATATTTGTCACGGCTAcctttgcttgtataactttGATGTTAATCAGTATCTGAATCTTGTCCTTTAATATGTGGCATTCCTCAATGGTATGTtccttcatgcctgagtgataggcacaagtTTTGTTGGGGTTTACCCACTgggaatctcaataacaacaacaggAATGAGGGTGACGTAGCTAGCGGTCTTTAGTCTTTCATACAGTTTGGCTATGGTTTCAgcgattggggtgtattgtctgggagttctgcggtcaaagtttggtcatggctttgggtagttttggtgggcaggtggaggtgaatggtaatatgcaggttgggTGTTATATGTACGGTAGGTGGTGGCAAGTTATTGGTATTTTCaggggtgagggttgatatgtgggtagAGGTGTTTGGTGTGTGAGAGGAGACTTAaggccctgggctaccatcacggcacccacttctttcttcttcgagaTACCCCCAGATTGCAAGGCTTTGTTTGTGGCTTGCAGTGCTTCCAAATTGGTCACCATTCctctcttgattccttcttctatcctttCCCCTAAATTGATGATGTcagagaacttgtgattctcgtTGACCATTAACCTTTCGTAATACTACAGATCctgagctctaacaaagaacttgttcatttgttctttttCAAGTGGTGGCCTTACCTTGGaggcctctgatctccaacgagtagcgtactcgcggaaggtttctatcggcttcttcttgaggttctggatatagaaaatgtctggtgcattCTCTATAATGAACCTGAATGTGTCCATGAAATCcgatgccatgctcacccaatttgCGGACTTCTTTGGATTCTGGATGATATACCAAGATAATACATCTCCTGTAAGACTTTGCATGAACAATTTCATGTAGATTTATTCATTCTTACCCACTCCCACAAGCTTGTCCTATTTGGTTCTCAGATGTACCTTAGGATCACCGGTGCCGTCAAACAtctcaaacttgggaggtttgtaacttTCTGGCAGTTCTACATCCGGTTGGATACATAAGTCTTCGTA is a window from the Nicotiana tomentosiformis chromosome 10, ASM39032v3, whole genome shotgun sequence genome containing:
- the LOC138899797 gene encoding uncharacterized protein is translated as MEEELKKLIGRVQSVDRGKRVEGLNYEDLCIQPDVELPESYKPPKFEMFDGTGDPKNPKKSANWVSMASDFMDTFRFIIENAPDIFYIQNLKKKPIETFREYATRWRSEASKVRPPLEKEQMNKFFVRAQDL